CTCTGGTCGCTCAAGGccgggggggtgggggtgggggcacACAAAAGGATGGATCACTACTCAGAATTGTTGTGATTTCATAACATTTTCGTAGACAACACAACTGGCAGGCCTGAAGAAGGTAGAATCAGGCCTGCACTGAGCCACTTAAATATTTGAATGAAATAGTTACAAGATCCAATGCAATCTCCAACTTATACTGCACAGTGTTGGTTAGGGCCTACCTTTTTTAGCAACCACCTCCCAGGCTCAGTGTGCCACCTACCTGATGGGTAATCTAGTAGGAACACTTTTTTGTCGGCAGGTATACTATGCAAAAAAGAAGCGGAGACACCAACAGGGCCAGGGCGACGACTCCAGTCACAAAAAGGAGAGGAAGGTCTTCAATGACGGCTACGATGACGACAACTACGACTACATCGTCAAGAACGGGGAGAAATGGATGGACCGCTACGAGATCGACTCCTTGATAGGCAAAGGCTCGTTTGGACAGGTGAGTCTCAtgatgaaatgtattgtcaaccaCCAGTGGAGCAGTTTCCATTTTGCAGAAGCTCACCTGGTATTGTttcacccaccaccacaccaggtCTTTAATGGGCTAGACATGGTCATTAAGATTGACatgacattttatttgtcacatgctttgtaaacaaccggtgtagactaacagtgaaatgcttaatcgtatgtttgatttaaaaaaagatacATGAGTGTTTAACCATACCTCCACACTGTGTGAACCTATCTGCTGAGTCagcagaaatgtgtgtgtgtgtgtgtgtgtgtgtgtgtgtgtgtgtgtgtgtgtgtgtgtgtgtgtgttgtgtgtgagagagactgaaGAGGCTTTGATAAATCAGAACCCCACCCCCCTTGTTCAGTGCACGCATTTCTGCCCGGCTCATTGTGTTTACGATGATTTGTGTttggcttccccctctctccaggtTGTAAAAGCATATGACCGTGTTGAGCAGGAGTGGGTGGCAATTAAGATCATCAAGAACAAGAAGGCTTTTCTAAATCAAGCCCAGATTGAAGTGCGGCTCCTCGAGCTCATGAACAAACATGACACGGAGATGAAGTACTACATAGGTGAGACCGGATTCCCCTTCTTTCTAtacacctttctctctccctcttctctcgttCAGGCATTATTTACCTCCAGCTAAGAGATCATATTCATTAGGTGGTCAGGGctctaaataaaaaataaaaatcattgGTACCACTGATGCtaccaaagtattcagaccccttgactttttccacatttgttacgtaaacagccttattctaaaattgatgaatgTTTTttacccctcatcaatctacacacaatatcaatgaaggcaaagcaaaaacaggtttttatacatttttgcaaattgattaaaaaaacctGATATCAcattacttaagtattcagaccctttactcagtacttagttcaaacacctttggcagcgattacagcgtcgagtcttcttgggtatgatgctacaagcttggcacacctgtatttggggagtttctcacattcttccctgcagatcctctcaagctctgtcaggttggatggggagcgtcgctgcacagctattttcaggtctctagagatgttagatcgggttcaagtcagggctctggctgggccacaaggacattcagagacttgtcccgaagccactcctgcgttgtcttggctgtgtgcttagggtcgttgtcctgttggaaggtgaaccttcaccccagtctgaggtcctgagtgctctggagcaggttttcgtcaaggatctctctgtactttgctccattcatctttccctcgagcttgactagtctcccagtccttggcgctgaaaaacattccgacagcatgatgctgccaccaccatgcttcaccgtagggatggtgccaggtttcctccagacgtgatgcttggcattcaggccaaagagttcaatcttggtttcatcagtccagagaatcttgtttctcatggtctgagagtcttttaggtgcctttggcaaactccaagcgagctgccatgtgccttttacggaggagcggcttccgtctggccactctaccataaaggcctgatttggtggagtgctgcagagatggttgtccttctggaggtTTTTCCTATCTTcacagtggaactctggagctctgtcagcatgaccatccggttcttggtcacctccctgccgaggcccaattgctcagtttggccgggtggccagctctaggaagagtcttagtggttccaaactttttccatttgcgaatgatagaggccactgtgttcttagggaccttcaatgctgcagaaatgttttggtacccttccccagatctgtgccttgacacaatcctgtctcggagctctgcggacaattccctagacctcatggcttggtttttgctctgacatgcactgtcaactgtgggaccttatatagacaggtgtgtgcctttccaaatcatgtccccatcaattgaatttaccacaggtggactccaagttgtagaaacatctcgaagatgatcaatggaaactggatgcacctgagatTAGTTTagagtctaatagcaaagggtctgaataattatgtaaattaggtatttctgttttttatttgtaataaatttgctagaaaatgttttaaacctgtttttgctttttcattatggagtttgtgtgtagattgacgagggggaaaaatccttaaatctattttagaataagaatTACATAAAAcatggaaaaactcaaggggtctgaataatttacgaatgcactgtacatacacttGACCTCTGTTCAACTTTGTGATGGAGTATTTACCATAGAAATACCAGAAAGACCCCAAAGCATCTCGATGTCAGTGCGCCATCTACTTGATAGACACATTGGGGCATTTTTCGGGGGTGAAACCCCATTTGAAAATGTGTTTTGCTCCAGGAtgaggcttaatctgtgtctgggaaacaggCCCATTCACATTAGCTAGTCAATGACAAGAGTATCCAATTGCCATGTGTATGTTTAACATCACTAGTATTTTGTGCAAATCCACCTCACCAACACATGCACATTAGTATTTTTttcctcttctctcgctctctctttctttctctttttctctcctttctcatatctcctctctctcttctccctctctctctccccctctccctccagttcACCTTAAGCGCCACTTCATGTTTCGGAGCCACCTGTGCTTGGTGTTTGAGATGCTCTCCTACAACCTGTACGACCTGCTGCGGAACACCAACTTCCGCGGCGTCTCGCTCAACCTCACACGCAAGTTTGCCCAGCAGATGTGCACGGCTCTATTGTTCCTGGCCACCCCCGAGCTCAGCATCATCCACTGTGACTTGAAGCCCGAGAACATCCTATTGTGCAACCCCAAGAGGAGCGCCATCAAGATCGTGGACTTTGGCAGCTCCTGCCAGCTGGGACAGAGGGTGGGTAAATGAGGATGTTGTTTTTTCTTGGTTTATGTGGTGAATTTTAGATCTGACAGGCCCGAAAAAGTATTGCATCGAACTGTTGTgaatagggatgcacgatatatcggtgaacatatcggaattgtctgatattagctaaaaatggcaACATcgggtatcggcccgatgtctagtttaacccTGATGTGCAAAaacgatgtcaaagctgacgtgcatacctgtataacgtaggtacatgatgtaatgacgccacgtaaaatgttgcgctacacgtgcaacacagcattccaaacctagcccacaatgtatGCTGGGtagatcgagcagtcaacaagtcatttgaaagagtaagaacatttcagcgagacaactcagaCGAAATCCATTAAcggcaagataatggaattcaaccgttctctgtcatgggtgatgttggctttcgccgactggtcgagcaccggtacacatgttgccctaccggagtacGCATACTATGGAACACCGTTTGTGTCTTTGCGTGCCAAAAAAGATACACTTGACCAcgagtcaaataacactatttgacgagtCAAATAACAgctctattatagaatgttgtgtgttctgaatttgcagaTGCAAGCCAagtgccaccactactatcagtagcccTGTCAAAGTCTGTAAAGTCAAAAAAGTctgtaaacaagcaaacaccgtcCACGaatgatgtgtttacaataccgcgttggtaataaagcattatttgttcgaccgcaacttctggagcttttgcccaaagctaacgttataagcagccagctagcttcatctggctagtgagtcTCTACCGGactgggttatgtgttgtgaagctagctacaataaggattaggcacaatagtggaatttgtggtttgccttcaaaataaaactacctctttgaaagtgatgcagaaggttacaattggtggaatcatgccatatttagtctagataatgttaaacaaggttggaatgtgaagcaatgaaatggggtatcagtctactctgtgacacccacagaacacaactgtgaagagtttacgcaaatGTTATCGCGTGACTGAAATCatctccccagtcagcctattgtgtgtattgacattcatattgcactgtacagctttacctaaggattggggaccaatgaaatggggtatcagtctactcaatacccaagaTGTTTTTTCCCAATatcctcctcagagttatcagactccaaaacatccactcagtattgtttttcctcgggaatagtgttcaatacacataggttgacaataaaaGTGGCTCAATTCACAGCTGTTTCATAGTCCCTCAATAAGAGCTAcgatgctaatgttctctgggtgtcactgagtagactgataccccatgtcattgatccacaaaccataggtaaggctgtacagtgaaataagaatgcccccaatgcaattctaaagtatattacatccagtgtgatttcaacagatgtttgtcaaattaacaaattattgtcttttgttgatttattttttatttttataacaacattccaacctcgtttagcatgatctattcaattattgcataattctactatttgtattaatttgcattactgtcaatgacatacttttattttaatAAAAGGCTAACCTAgatatatagttagctagctaactatagctactgaaacaggttgttgttttgctatgtttttggggaagaatattgtttgcatccatgagctagctagcttatttttatgaccagcactgtaggtgcacgagacaactttaccagcatcatagcatacgtatcgatgaatcgttgtgacatatgaaatatgagtgattagtgtgtgtgtgtgtgtgtgtgtgtgtgtgtgtgtgtgtgtgtgtgtgtgtgtgtgtgtgtgtgtgtgtgtgtgtgtgtgtgtgtgtgtgtgtgtgtgagtaacctttacttaactaggaaagtcagctaagaacaaattcttatttacaatgacggcctaccccggacgacgcggggcaaattgtgcgccgccctatgggactcccaatcacggccggatgtgatacagcctggattcgaaccagggcctgtagtgacgcctcttgcactgagatgcagtgctttagaccgcagcgtccatgtgtgtgtgataactattgaactgtactagaatgcttaaaagtgctttagaccgcagcgtccatgtgtgtgtgataactattgaactgtactagaatgcttaaaagtgctttagaccgcagcgtccatgtgtgtgttaactattgaACTGTACTAGCATGCTTAAAAGTGCTTTAGACCgcagcgtccatgtgtgtgtgataactattGAACTGTACTAGCATGCTTAAAAGTGCTTTAGACCgcagcgtccatgtgtgtgtgataactattgaactgtactagaatgcttaaaagtgctttagaccgcagcgtccatgtgtgtgtgataactattgaactgtactagaatgcttaaaagtgctttagaccgcagcgtccatgtgtgtgtgataactattGAACTGTACTAGCATGCTTAAAAGTGCTTTAGACCgcagcgtccatgtgtgtgtgataactattGAACTGTACTAGCATGCTTAAAAGTGCTTTAGACCgcagcgtccatgtgtgtgtgataactattgaactgtactagaatgcttaaaagtgctttagaccgcagcgtccatgtgtgtgtgataactattgaactgtactagaatgcttaaaagtgcTTTAGACCGCAGCGTCCATGTGTGTGATAACTAttgaactgtactagaatgcttaaaagtgctttagaccgcagcgtccatgtgtgtgtgataactattGAACTGTACTAGCATGCTTAAAAGTGCTTTAGACCgcagcgtccatgtgtgtgttaactattgaactgtactagaatgcttaaaagtgctttagaccgcagcgtccatgtgtgtgtgataactattGAACTGTACTAGCATGCTTAAAAGTGCTTTAGACCgcagcgtccatgtgtgtgtgataactattgaactgtactagaatgcttaaaagtgctttagaccgcagcgtccatgtgtgtgtgataactattGAACTGTACTAGCATGCTTAAAAGTGCTTTAGACCgcagcgtccatgtgtgtgtgataactattGAACTGTACTAGCATGCTTAAAAGTGCTTTAGACCgcagcgtccatgtgtgtgtgataactattGAACTGTACTAGCATGCTTAAAAGTGCTTTAGACCGCAGCGTCCGTGTGTGTGATAACTAttgaactgtactagaatgcttaaaagtgctttagaccgcagcgtccatgtgtgtgtgataactattgaactgtactagaatgcttaaaagtgctttagaccgcagcgtccatgtgtgtgtgataactattgaactgtactagaatgcttaaaagtgctttagaccgcagcgtccatgtgtgtgtgataactattGAACTGTACTAGCATGCTTAAAAGTGCTTTAGACCgcagcgtccatgtgtgtgtgataactattgaactgtactagaatgcttaaaagtgctttagaccgcagcgtccatgtgtgtgtgatgactattgaactgtactagaatgcttaaaagtgcTTTAGACCGCAGCGTCCATGTGTGTGATAACTAttgaactgtactagaatgcttaaaagtgctttagaccgcagcgtccatgtgtgtgtgataactattgaactgtactagaatgcttaaaaggccgctaaatGTTTTACTATCCGTATCGGGGTTTTTGTCAAGGaaaatatcggtgcatcactagttgTGACCCACTATGGATTCTGTATTTAATGGATTCATTTATTATTGGATAGATGgattggtagagtatggtgtggaaagaaaataaacacatttttttcaTTCATATTTGTGTGGAAAAGGTTGCACATTACATGGCCTACCCTACACTAATGATGACATAAGTACCAAATTGTAGCAACCCGTTATCCTCTTCTAACCTTGAGGGAACAACCACTGTAGCTAACAAACTTTATTTCTGCTGAAAACCTGCCGTCTTTCTTCTTTTTACTTGACCTACAGAAGGAGGACATAAATGCCATGTCCTAACAGCCGTGACCCCTTTCTTTCCACTCAGATCTACCAGTACATCCAGAGTCGGTTCTACCGATCCCCAGAGGTGTTGTTGGGCATGCCTTACGACCTGGCCATTGACATGTGGTCCCTGGGCTGCATCCTGGTGGAGATGCACACCGGAGAGCCCCTCTTTAGTGGGGCCAATGAGGTAGGACTTATGGAATGAAATGATGCAGTCATAATTTGGGATGATATAATTTGTCAGATTATGCTGTCCTACAACATTATTGTGCTCATGCGAGATTTTCAGTTTTTGCCTTCATGAAGATGGCAGGCATAGGGAGTGAGAACCTTATAATGACCAACAGAGGGAGCTGTGGTGCTTTTAAACTTTTTAGTAGTAGACATGACTCAACTTTTCACCTATTTgagttgttttattttttatatgaaTGTTATGTTATTTCGATGTTTtatcaatatttgtatatttaaaaaaatatccaTGTTTTTAAACTCTGAGGAACAGGCAATTTAAAACTCCGTTACAGTGCCAAAGAGGGTAAGATGTTCTCAATTATGTCTTCCTGATTTTTCAGATTGATCAAATGAACAAAATAGTGGAAGTGCTGGGCGTCCCTCCCAATTACATATTGGACCAGGCCCCCAAGGCCAGGAAGTTCTTCGAGAAGATGTCTGACAGTACGTGGGGTGCAAAGAAGACCAAAGATGGCAAAAGGGTGAGTTCAACAAATCACTCTGTCaatttttatggattttgtcttgtttctttttgttctatgttactctgtctgtatgctatgtcttgcttgtcctatgttgctctgtctgtatgctatgtcttgcttgttctatgttgctctgtctgtatgctatgtcttgcttgttctatgttgttctgtctgtatgctatgtcttgcttgttctatgttgctctgtctgtatgctatgtcttgcttgttctatgttgctctgtctgtatgctacatcttgcttgttctatgttgctctgtctgtatgctatgtcttgcttgttctatgttgctctgtctgtatgctatgtcttgcttgttctatgttgctctgtctgtatgctatgtcttgcttgtcctatgttgctctgtctgtatgctatgtcttgcttgttctatgttactctgtctgtatgctacatcttgcttgtcctatgttactctgtctgtatgctatgtcttgcttgttctatgttactctgtctgtatgctacatcttgcttgttctatgttgctctgtctgtatgctatgtcttgcttgttctatgttactctgtctgtatgctacatcttgcttgttctatgttgctctgtctgtatgctatgtcttgcttgttctatgttgctctgtctgtatgctacatcttgcttgttctatgttgctctgtctgtatgctatgtcttgcttgttctatgttgctctgtctgtatgctacatcttgcttgttctatgttgctctgtctgtatgctacatcttgcttgttctatgttgctctgtctgtatgctacatcttgcttgttctatgttgctctgtctgtatgctacatcttgcttgttctatgttgctctgtctgtatgctatgtcttgcttgtcctatgttactctgcgtgtgctcactgttcaatgattgtctatattgtaattgtttttaataacctgcccagggactgcggatgaaaattagccggctggctaaaaccggcacttttactgaaacgttgattaatgtgcactgtccctgtaaaaataaaaataaactcaaatGATGTTGTGACGTCATAACTCTCCTTTGCAATAGTATGTATCCTCCTAAAGtttctgctctgtgtgtgtgtgtgtgtgtgtgtgtgtgtgtgtgtgtgtgtgtgtgtgtgtgtgtgtgtgtgtgtgtgtgtgtgtgtgtgtgtgtgtgtgtgtgtgtgtgtgtgtgtgtgtgtgtgtgtgtgtgtgtgtgtgcgcagtatAAGCCGCCGGGTACGCGGAAGCTGCACAGCATCCTGGGTGTGGAGGCGGGGGGTCCTGGGGGGCGGCGGGCAGGCGAGTCTGGCCACGCTGTAGCCGACTACTTGAAGTTCAAGGACCTAATCCTGCGGATGCTGGACTACGACCCCAAGAGCCGCATCCAGCCCTACTACGCTTTGCAGCACAGCTTCTTCAAGAAGACGGCGGATGAGGGGACCAATACGAGCAGCAGTGTGTCCACCAGCCCAGCGCTGGAGCAGTCCCAGTCCTCGGGAACCACCTCCAGCACCTCCTCCAGCTCAGGTAGGGAGAGCACTGCAGCCGCGATGCTGTGGGTGTTCACTTTGAAGCTTTAGCATGATGTTAGACCTGTGTGTCTGTCCAATCCTGGGGGAACCCCAGGGTGTTCACTTTGTTTGTTCTAGCCCAGCACACTGGGAATCCCTCAGGAATGGATTTCAAACCCTGGATCAGACATGATGAAATGATAGCAATGAACTAACAGCTCAGGTACAGTAGTGCAACGCCATCAGGCAGAATGGAACTGTCTCAAAAGTTCAACATTAAAATTGAATGTCAACCAGCTTCTGTTTGTCTCTTTCCTGCAGGAGGGTCATCTGGCACAAGCACCAGTGGGCGGGCGCGCTCGGACCCCACGCATCAGCTTCGGCACAGCGGAGGTCACTTCAGCGCCTCCGTGCAGGTCATGGACTGCGAAAATCTCTGCCCACAGGcaagtcacacaaacacacacacactattgctCCTGGCCAACTTAGTCTATAACCCAGGTTGACAACCTTTACATCAACTCCCATTTGAGCTAGATGAGCCCCATAGCCACAGGGGAAGTCTTGGGTTCTCTAAACATATATGTGTGTTTATTCAGACAGAGTTAAATGACCTCTTATCAGTTGTTTAAATAACTAACTGACTGTGTTGCTGTTGTGCGTTAGGCGAGGCAGCCGTTCCCTCCCCCCGTGGGCTGGGCTGGTGGCGAAGGGGTGCAGACTGTGACGGTGGAGACCCATCCCGTCCAGGAGACCACCTTCCACGTGCCTCCCCAGGCGCCCAAAGCCATCCACCCTTTGGCCCCCGGCAACATCTcctccacccaccaccaccatcaccacggaCACCATCACCATGGACACCATCACCCTCATGGACAGCAGGGCCTGCCAGCACGGCCCCGGCCCCGCCTCTACCGCTCCCCCACCAACAGCGCCTCCACGGAGAACTCCATGGAGGTGGTGCACGGCCACCTGTCCATgacctccctgtcttcctccgcctcctcctcctccacatcttCCTCCTCCACCGGGGCCCAGGGCAACCAGGCCTACCAGTTGCGCCCGCTCCCCACCAACGCAGCCTTGGACTTTGGTAGGAATGGGAGCATGACCATGGGACTGGGTGCCTTCTCCAACCCCAGACAAGAGACTGGAATGGCGGGCCACCCCACCTACCCCATGGGCATGAGACAGGGCATAGACAGGGAGGAGTCGCCCATGGCGGGAGTCTGTGTACAGCAGAGTTCTGTCGCCAGTTCATGACTAAactgagaatgtttttttttctttctatttgtatttttttaggtGGTGGTTTTTTCAACAAAAAAGTGCATAGAGATCAAAAAGCTGCTTAAAATTAGAGGGGCGATTATCACTGACCCGCTACCACAGTGCAGAGCCCACCATCTCTCCAGCTACTCTTCCCCATGCCACCCTTGGGTTTCTCTATTCACTTTGGTTTTCAAATGGGATTTTTGGATCTACCATTTTCAGTGTTCACAGGGAATTACAGATTTTTACTACAAACTGTCTCGCATAGCATACTTCACAACAGTACTGAAACACCCATACATTTCACATTCACCTCTCACTTGACTGCATGGTTTGCATTATTCCTTGTTATTGTCAGCTGAGAGCTTAGAAGTATGTGGTTAGAAAATTACGTGGCCCTCTTTTGCCAACGGCTATTTAGTAAAGAAATTGCTACAGTACCATAACACTTCCAGCAACTTCTATCCACACATTTGCCTTTTTTCCCCTGTCTTCGGCAAGAATTATTTTCGCTTTTGTACTTTTTGTTCTCATTTGAATTTCTCTGTTCTGTTGTGCAATTCCACCTGTGAGTTGTGAGACCTGTAGAGTTGCAGAGGAATGAAGCATTATGCAGGGAGGTTCCGTCTCGCTGGGTTTGTCTGTGTCACTCTTTCTCTGTTTGAGATTGGTGCCGATGCGAACTGTGGGCCGGCGCTCTTGCCGAGGTCAGCACGTGGGCAGCAGAGAGCTGGGAGGCCCCAGAGCAGTGAAGGTGGGCCCTGACCAGGTCCACACTGAAGAGATCTACTGAGgagcagcagccagggccggtCCTGCCCAAAACTAAAGTACAGATGTCTGGGCAGTAGCAGTTTTTTGAGATAACCCTTTGGCCTTATGATTTTTTTTGACTCTGAAGTGAGGGTGGGGGAAAGAAGCTGGACATTATCGTTTAAATGAGAAAATAGCTTTCCTGTATTTTTGAAGTAtggataaaaacaaaaaaaatctcaaaaaAATTTAAATAGGAAGAAAAGGTGTTTTTGAGAATGCTAATTTAAGAGGCCTTTAACTAAAATGTATGACTTGCGAGGCCCAGTGATTGCAGGGCCTTGCAAGTTCACAGTAGTGTTTTTGCAAGATGGATGGAATTAGCTACGACTGTGTCCCTTCCTGCTTTTTACTTGCTTTTCTTTGCTTTGTTTCTTCAGCATGTGGTTCCTCCAACAGAGCTTCTGCACAAATGTCTTCGGTTCTTCTTGAAAATGAAAACATGCAGAATTTTATGTGACTGATTTTTTTTGTCTCACAATTATGCTGTGAATTTTACaaagatttattttcccttttgataATTTATTGTACCAAAGCTGTTTTTTATAGCACATAGATGTCTGTAACAAATAATGTAGCAGTTCTGCACTTTGACACAAGGTGTATCAAGACCTTTTTTAAATGTCAGTAAAAATGGCTGTATCTATTGCTTTAGCAAAACTGGAACTGTTGTTGAACTCAATACATTTACTGTTAGCTGTATCCTCGACAGAATTGGTTGTAAAGGTTCTCAAAAAagacaaaaacacaaaaacaaatctCTCATTGGTATAACTTTTTTTC
The DNA window shown above is from Salmo salar chromosome ssa13, Ssal_v3.1, whole genome shotgun sequence and carries:
- the dyrk1aa gene encoding dual specificity tyrosine-phosphorylation-regulated kinase 1A isoform X3 translates to MAAPMPHSHQQYSERHQQTTDPSVPALPYSEQAQQSIASQVTPDVVMLQRRMPQCFRDPSSAPLRKLSIDLIKTYKCINEVYYAKKKRRHQQGQGDDSSHKKERKVFNDGYDDDNYDYIVKNGEKWMDRYEIDSLIGKGSFGQVVKAYDRVEQEWVAIKIIKNKKAFLNQAQIEVRLLELMNKHDTEMKYYIVHLKRHFMFRSHLCLVFEMLSYNLYDLLRNTNFRGVSLNLTRKFAQQMCTALLFLATPELSIIHCDLKPENILLCNPKRSAIKIVDFGSSCQLGQRIYQYIQSRFYRSPEVLLGMPYDLAIDMWSLGCILVEMHTGEPLFSGANEIDQMNKIVEVLGVPPNYILDQAPKARKFFEKMSDSTWGAKKTKDGKRYKPPGTRKLHSILGVEAGGPGGRRAGESGHAVADYLKFKDLILRMLDYDPKSRIQPYYALQHSFFKKTADEGTNTSSSVSTSPALEQSQSSGTTSSTSSSSGGSSGTSTSGRARSDPTHQLRHSGGHFSASVQVMDCENLCPQARQPFPPPVGWAGGEGVQTVTVETHPVQETTFHVPPQAPKAIHPLAPGNISSTHHHHHHGHHHHGHHHPHGQQGLPARPRPRLYRSPTNSASTENSMEVVHGHLSMTSLSSSASSSSTSSSSTGAQGNQAYQLRPLPTNAALDFGRNGSMTMGLGAFSNPRQETGMAGHPTYPMGMRQGIDREESPMAGVCVQQSSVASS